ATCGTTATTGGGGGCGACTGCAGGGCAAGGGGTGGTGTGGTACACGGGGCAGTTTTATGCTCTCTACTTTTTGCAAACCAGTTTGCGCATTGATTTCGTGATCGCCAACCAGATCATAGCTGTAGCCTTACTTTTGGCGACTCCATTTTTTGTCGTCTTCGGAGCACTTTCTGACAAGATCGGCAGAAAGCCCATCATGATGGCCGGGTGTCTGGTTGCGGCTTTGTCGTACTATCCAATTTATAAAGCCATGGCGTTTTATTCCGGTTGGAATCCTGCGGATCCGCTGGCGCCAGCGATGAATCCAAACGCAACAATGTTAACTCTTCTGATTTTCATTCAAGTGATTTTTGTGACGATGGTGTACGGGCCTATCGCAGCGTTTTTGGTGGAGTTATTCCCAACGCAGATTCGTTACACTTCGATGTCGTTGCCTTACCATATCGGTAACGGTGTTTTTGGTGGATTGGTACCTTTTATCGGAACGGCGTTAGTTGCAAGCACAGGAAATATGTTCGCTGGGTTATTATATCCCATCGCCATAGCCGTTATGACTTTTATTATCGGAACCATTTACATTAAAGAAAATCGCGATATCAAATGGCACCCTTAAGGGGTGTCATTTGATTTATGAATGAATCGATTGCTAAGAATGTGAAAACGGAACGTTAAGAATATCGAAGCAATGATAAGCCCGATCAAAAGACCAATCCAAATTCCCACGGGGCCCACGCCTAAGTGAAATGCTAGTAAGTAACCAACAGGCAGGCCCACAATCCAGTAAGCAACAAATGCAATGATGCCAGGCCACTGAGTGTCTGACATTCCTCTTAGGGCGCCAATCGCCACGGCTTGAACTCCGTCAAAGATCTCAAAGATAGCGACCACGATAAAGAACAATGCTGCTAAATTTATAACGTCAGGATCTTTAACGTAAAAAGTCGGAAGCCAGTGGCGCAGAGCAAAGAATCCGACTCCGCAAATTGCCATGTAGACTGCACCCAATTTGATTGCCGTAAAACCGGCAAAGCGCGCTAAAGGATAATCTCCACGGCCTAATTCATAACCCACGCGAATCGTGGCTGCGATACCAATACCCAAGGTAATTAAGAAGCTCGTACTCGCAAGGCTGATGGTGATCTGATGAGCTGCCAGGGGACCCGCACCAAACCAACCAACCATGATGGCTGCTGCGGAAAATGCACCGACTTCAAAAACATAAGTAAGACCGTTAGGAAGTCCCAAACGAATCATGCTTTTAATTAAGTGATGATCAAAGCGATGAATCCATGGTTCTTTAAAGTAATGCTTAAACTGAGGATGAACGTGAACGTAAACCATCATGATGATTGCCATCAGAACTCGCGCAATCAACGTGGCGTAAGCGGCACCATAAAGTCCCATTTTCGGGAAACCTAAATGCCCGTGAATCAAGACCCAGTTGCCGAAAACGTTCAGCACGACTCCAAGGATCATCACATACATTGCGACCTTGGTTTTTCCAATGCCGTCTGTAAATTGCTTGTAGGAGATATAAAGAAGGCTTGGCAGTACCGACCACGCAATGATCTCAAAAAACTTCGCGCCTAGATCCAAAACTTCCGGAGTTTGCCCAAAAAGTTTTAAGTTCGGTAAGAGCAAATACAAGAGCCCAATAATAAAACCGCTGATTCCGACAGCCACCGCCACACTATGGCGCAATAAAACTCCGCCATAAGGGAAGTTTGCTTGGCCTTGCATGCGCGCAAAAAGGGCTGTGACCGGCGCTAACATGCCGATACCGAAAATCAGAAATACGATAAAGATGCTGCCTGCAAAAGCCGCAGCACCTAAAGCCAAGGGACCCAATGCTCCCACCATGATGGTGTCAGCCAAAGTGATCAGGTTTTGACCAATTTGACCAACGATGATGGGACCGGCAAGTTTGGCTAAGAGTTTACTTTCGTGAAAAAACTTAG
This is a stretch of genomic DNA from Bdellovibrio reynosensis. It encodes these proteins:
- a CDS encoding MATE family efflux transporter, whose amino-acid sequence is MSQSKFFHESKLLAKLAGPIIVGQIGQNLITLADTIMVGALGPLALGAAAFAGSIFIVFLIFGIGMLAPVTALFARMQGQANFPYGGVLLRHSVAVAVGISGFIIGLLYLLLPNLKLFGQTPEVLDLGAKFFEIIAWSVLPSLLYISYKQFTDGIGKTKVAMYVMILGVVLNVFGNWVLIHGHLGFPKMGLYGAAYATLIARVLMAIIMMVYVHVHPQFKHYFKEPWIHRFDHHLIKSMIRLGLPNGLTYVFEVGAFSAAAIMVGWFGAGPLAAHQITISLASTSFLITLGIGIAATIRVGYELGRGDYPLARFAGFTAIKLGAVYMAICGVGFFALRHWLPTFYVKDPDVINLAALFFIVVAIFEIFDGVQAVAIGALRGMSDTQWPGIIAFVAYWIVGLPVGYLLAFHLGVGPVGIWIGLLIGLIIASIFLTFRFHILSNRFIHKSNDTP